DNA from Lagenorhynchus albirostris chromosome 3, mLagAlb1.1, whole genome shotgun sequence:
TTGGCTCTATTCGTAGCCTATTGTACCATTTAGCTTGGATATTGTAGTGCTCGAGTGTCTTTTTTTATGTATCACATCAAAAGGTTAAACAGATACTTAGAAGAATCCTATGTATCAGCAGCACTTAATCTTTTCTGCTGCTTGTGCTTTTATTCTCAAAACATATTTTCACATCTCACgtgaaaattaaaagttaaaaatgctaAACTTTTAAAGGATTTGGTATATCATAAATATAAAAGAGACAGAATTATAACTTAATTGTACAATGGAattaagaatatattaaaaattatacattgaaAAAGTCTATCAGCTTACAGTGACTTCTGTAGCTGTAGTTTTTGTTCAATGATGTCTGAGAAACGAGGAACTTTTTTTGAAATAGCCACACGGATGTCATCATTCATATTCACGTAGCTTctggactttgttttaaaatgcaagAGTGATGAAAATCCCAACTCACAAAGATATGTAGTTGCAAACGGTATAAGGATTTTTAGAGCTGTCTTTGCTAGGCTTGGAAACACTGTGAATTGAGCACACCAGAAATCCTCAAGCTTCATTGTCTCAAATTCCATTAGGATTTGGCCACTAGCTCGTAATTCAGCAAGATCATTTTTCATTAAATAGCCATCATCAACAAAgtccaaattaaaaagaaatggatcCAGTATCCATTTACTTGCCTCATCAAGATCTCCAACAGAGAAATATCCGTGGAAGAAGTTGCTCAACTGTTGCAGGTGCACTGTTATTTCAGCTGCAATGCATATTGCTTCATTATCTGAAACAACAATTTCTTCAAGAAAAGGAAAGTTggtaaaatttcttttctcaattCGTTTTAGCCAACATGGAAACTTCCTAACAAAAGCAGACAACTTCTCTCTAGCTGATACTGTGTTCATTCCAGTCCTTTGCATAGATGCACTAAGTTCATTTAGGTGTTTGAATAAATCTGCAAGGTATGCTAGGTGAATTTTAAACTCTTTGTTTTCAAAGCCATCAACTAAATTGCTGCTTTGGTGGTGAAGAAACTGATTTATTTCTtcatacatttcaaaaatatgaGTAAGTATTTGGCCTCGGGAAAGCCACCTCATTTCAGTATGGAAAAGGAGAACACTATACTCTATtccaatttcttcaaaaaaagcCTGAAACAGGCGATGATTTGGAGCTCGCCCTTTGATAAAATTTATTACTCTCACCACAGTAAAAAGCGCATCCCTCAGTTTTGTAGGCAGTGTCTTTGTGACAAGTTCATGAGGGTTCAACAAACAATGTGTGATCACGATATGAGGTACCTCTTTTTTCATACAGGAAACAAATTCTGAATTTTCTCCTAGGATAGAAGAGGCACCGTCAGTACAAACAGAGCCACATACATCGAGTGCTATCTTATGCTTCAAAAAGAAGTCTCTGAACAGATTGAACACAGCTTTTCCCTTCACTGTTAACTGCAATGGTTCACAGAACAGGAATTCTTCTACGATCTCTCTTTCCTTTATGTACCGCACAAATGCCATTAGCTGACTGCAGTCATCCATGTCTGTTGTCTCAGCAAGCTGAATACCCACTTTAAGAGGACTGGCTTTGATATCTTCTAGAACTTGCTGTAAGATATCCTGGCTCATTTCATCAATCCTAGAATGGATCACATCATCTGATAAGGATACCTGCTGAAGCTTCTTTTGTGCATCTGGTCCCAAAACTATTTGTGCTATTTCCAGGGCACAAGGTTTCACTAATTTTTCAGCTATTGTATGAGGATTCTTCTCCTTGGCACATAAATACGCAAACTGATATGATGCCTGTAGTAAGGTATCCTCCTGAGATGCAACTCCAAATGCTTTCAGGGTTTCACTCTGATCAGATGGTGTTGGCACATGTTTCAGGCTATTGAGATCGTGCCCACCTATACCACCATGCTGTCTGTTAAAATGGTCAGACAGTTTTGATGGTCGGAGGTCAGCGTTTGAAAATACAGAGTTACACAATACACACTGTGGGCGCTGAGTTCCATCAACCTCCGTTGTGCAGGTGAACCAGTAACGAACATAGTCATCGTCCCATTTGCGTTTCTTCGACATGGCACCCCAAAATTCTCACGTAGTATTCCAGAGGTGTTGCAGATTTTTTGCTTTGGAAGTAAAATATAACCCAGACGTTAAAAACCAGTGGCTAACTGAATTA
Protein-coding regions in this window:
- the FAM200C gene encoding protein FAM200C — encoded protein: MSKKRKWDDDYVRYWFTCTTEVDGTQRPQCVLCNSVFSNADLRPSKLSDHFNRQHGGIGGHDLNSLKHVPTPSDQSETLKAFGVASQEDTLLQASYQFAYLCAKEKNPHTIAEKLVKPCALEIAQIVLGPDAQKKLQQVSLSDDVIHSRIDEMSQDILQQVLEDIKASPLKVGIQLAETTDMDDCSQLMAFVRYIKEREIVEEFLFCEPLQLTVKGKAVFNLFRDFFLKHKIALDVCGSVCTDGASSILGENSEFVSCMKKEVPHIVITHCLLNPHELVTKTLPTKLRDALFTVVRVINFIKGRAPNHRLFQAFFEEIGIEYSVLLFHTEMRWLSRGQILTHIFEMYEEINQFLHHQSSNLVDGFENKEFKIHLAYLADLFKHLNELSASMQRTGMNTVSAREKLSAFVRKFPCWLKRIEKRNFTNFPFLEEIVVSDNEAICIAAEITVHLQQLSNFFHGYFSVGDLDEASKWILDPFLFNLDFVDDGYLMKNDLAELRASGQILMEFETMKLEDFWCAQFTVFPSLAKTALKILIPFATTYLCELGFSSLLHFKTKSRSYVNMNDDIRVAISKKVPRFSDIIEQKLQLQKSL